From a region of the Hevea brasiliensis isolate MT/VB/25A 57/8 unplaced genomic scaffold, ASM3005281v1 Scaf5, whole genome shotgun sequence genome:
- the LOC110638426 gene encoding FH protein interacting protein FIP2 isoform X5, with translation MTKELNFSSVVRLNIGGKKFCTTVDTLTQREPDSMLAAMFSGRHTVCEDPEKGYVFVDRDGKHFRHILNWLRDGVVPTLTDAEYSELMREAEYYQLLDLSFVDFSFACLKNVFFSRANLQCAKFRDVDAEGSIFHNATLRECEFTGANLRGALLAGANLQSANLQDACLVDCSFCGADLRSAHLQTADLTNANLEGANLEGANLKGAKLNNANLKGANLQRAYLRQVNLQNTHLENTRLDGANLLGAIR, from the exons ATGACGAAGGAGCTCAATTTCTCTTCTGTGGTTCGCCTCAACATag GAGGGAAGAAATTTTGCACTACTGTTGATACTTTGACGCAGCGCGAACCTGATTCAATGCTTGCTGCTATGTTCAGTGGCCGGCATACAGTGTGCGAGGACCCTGAGAAG GGATATGTCTTTGTTGATAGGGACGGGAAACATTTTAGGCATATTCTGAATTGGTTGAGGGATGGTGTGGTTCCCACACTTACTGATGCTGAATATTCAGAGCTTATGAGGGAGGCAGAATACTATCAGTTACTT GACCTTTCATTTGTTGACTTCAGCTTTGCATGTCTTAAAAATGTGTTCTTCTCACGTGCCAAccttcagtgtgcaaaattccgG GATGTTGATGCTGAGGGTTCCATATTTCATAATGCAACATTGCGAGA ATGCGAATTTACTGGTGCAAATCTTCGTGGAGCTTTATTAGCTGGTGCCAATCTTCAGAGTGCAAATCTACAAG ATGCTTGTCTGGTAGATTGCAGCTTCTGTGGGGCAGATCTGCGCTCTGCGCATTTACAG ACTGCTGATCTTACCAATGCCAACCTGGAAGGAGCTAATCTAGAAGGGGCCAATCTAAAG GGTGCAAAGCTGAATAATGCCAATTTGAAAGGTGCAAATCTTCAACGGGCTTATCTACGACAAGTCAATCTTCAGAACACA CATTTGGAAAATACAAGGCTTGATGGTGCCAATTTGCTTGGTGCGATTCGATGA
- the LOC110638425 gene encoding uncharacterized protein LOC110638425, producing the protein MRLLSLLNGTDPFVSFSSPCEVPISNNMKHLSSIAIDVIRNSALKLNTSVDKLVEEFEAGWQSKPESETSGYSRKFVEFCASKALHEECKYIEEKITDGSFSRFTFDTMLAWEMPSSRDEESRMECEGKAREDGKIPPKVAQEEDEIPLFYSDVMPLLVNDEPSVGEDAFVWLAALVPFAADVVNGRFTFETLTAPTGNRLFFPAYDKFLKEIAKCIKHLQKQTKPKGVELADDEFILHVEGTASSQRIVRHIGGTSWPGRLTLTNYALYFEASGAITYDDALKIDLSKDIEHTVKPTATGPWGAPLFDKAIIYESPELSEGIVLEFPEMTSSTRRDHWLALTKEVMLMNQFLSENKVECPIQSWEMHARTILGIIRLHAAREMLRISPPAPTKFLIFALFDELPKGDYVLEELAESLKKVNSGHPCSASSVLRSLNMSLQPVVSSIEVTEADKERTSDQDSIHLLESAINQARKEAKDVEIAKATAEGLKEEGISESATVLMELLQPLKSVVSWFQEVISWERPGITITMLVATLVIVYKEWVGKAIAALLLWIVSKMLQARLGRLHDKYNEIVVYTGSDQKTTVESIVAAQFGLRTVHEMMQATNLAILKIWSIMCSGARKHADMAMAAMTLLAVIFAVIPLKYIVMAITLYCFIMTSKLGQHFQNDQGNRRLKEWWDSIPIIPVHIEDEAPHPT; encoded by the exons ATGCGCCTTCTCTCCCTATTAAACGGAACGGACCCTTTCGTTAGCTTCTCTTCCCCATGTGAAGTTCCCATCTCAAACAACATGAAGCATCTCTCTTCCATTGCCATAGACGTCATCCGCAATTCTGCCCt AAAGTTAAATACTAGTGTGGATAAATTGGTGGAGGAGTTTGAAGCAGGGTGGCAGTCGAAGCCTGAGAGTGAAACCAGTGGGTACTCGAGGAAATTCGTGGAATTTTGTGCCTCAAAGGCACTTCACGAAGAATGTAAGTATATAGAGGAAAAGATTACTGATGGGTCATTTAGCCGATTCACGTTCGATACAATGCTTGCATGGGAGATGCCCAGCTCTAGGGATGAAGAGTCCCGTATG GAGTGTGAGGGAAAGGCGAGAGAAGACGGGAAGATACCGCCAAAAGTCGCGCAAGAAGAAGACGAGATCCCTCTTTTCTATTCAGATGTTATGCCGCTTCTT GTTAATGATGAGCCAAGTGTTGGAGAAGATGCATTTGTATGGTTGGCAGCATTGGTTCCATTTGCTGCAGATGTTGTTAATGGAAGATTCACATTTGAAACTCTTACAGCACCTACAGGCAACCGCCTTTTCTTCCCTGCCTATgacaaattcttgaaagaaattgccAA ATGCATAAAGCATTTACAAAAGCAAACAAAGCCAAAGGGTGTGGAGCTTGCAGATGATGAGTTTATTTTGCATGTTGAGGGGACTGCAAGCTCACAGAGAATAGTTCGCCATATTGGAGGAACAAGTTGGCCTG gTAGGCTTACACTAACCAATTATGCTCTATACTTTGAGGCTTCGGGAGCAATAACATATGATGATGCCCTTAAAATTGACCTTTCAAAAGATATTGAACACACTGTGAAGCCAACTGCTACTGGTCCATGGGGTGCTCCACTTTTTGATAAGGCCATAATCTACGAGTCTCCTGAACT ATCTGAAGGAATTGTGTTGGAGTTTCCAGAGATGACTAGCTCCACTAGACGTGATCATTGGCTTGCACTTACCAAGGAAGTTATGCTAATGAACCAATTCTTATCTGAGAATAAGGTGGAATGTCCAATACAATCATGGGAAATGCATGCTAGAACAATATTGGGGATCATAAGGCTCCATGCTGCGAGAGAAATGCTTAGAATATCACCCCCAGCGCCTACAAAGTTCTTGATCTTTGCTTTGTTTGACGAGTTGCCTAAGGGAGACTATGTACTAGAAGAGCTAGCTGAGAGCCTGAAGAAAGTTAATAGTGGACATCCATGTAGTGCTAGCTCAGTTTTAAGGAGCTTGAACATGTCTCTGCAGCCAGTAGTCTCAAGCATAGAAGTTACAGAAGCGGACAAGGAACGTACAAGTGATCAAGACAGCATTCACTTATTGGAGAGTGCCATTAATCAAGCTAGAAAGGAAGCAAAGGATGTTGAAATTGCCAAAGCTACTGCCGAGGGGTTGAAAGAGGAAGGAATCAGTGAAAGTGCCACTGTTCTTATG GAATTGCTACAGCCACTGAAAAGTGTAGTATCTTGGTTTCAAGAAGTCATTTCATGGGAAAGACCAGGCATCACCATCACAATGTTAGTTGCAACGTTAGTAATTGTCTACAA GGAATGGGTTGGAAAGGCTATAGCTGCTCTCCTATTATGGATAGTATCAAAGATGCTTCAAGCAAGACTAGGAAGGCTTCATGACAAATACAATGAGATAGTAGTGTATACTGGCTCAGACCAAAAAACTACAGTGGAAAGCATAGTAGCAGCTCAATTTGGATTGCGAACAGTTCATGAGATGATGCAGGCCACAAATTTAGCAATACTGAAAATCTGGTCTATAATGTGCTCAGGGGCACGTAAG CACGCAGACATGGCAATGGCAGCAATGACTCTATTGGCGGTCATCTTTGCAGTGATACCCTTAAAGTACATCGTCATGGCAATCACACTATACTGTTTCATTATGACATCGAAACTGGGGCAGCACTTCCAAAACGACCAGGGAAACAGAAGGTTAAAAGAATGGTGGGATTCAATCCCAATCATCCCTGTACATATTGAAGACGAGGCTCCCCACCCCACTTAG
- the LOC110638426 gene encoding FH protein interacting protein FIP2 isoform X4 yields the protein MLAAMFSGRHTVCEDPEKGYVFVDRDGKHFRHILNWLRDGVVPTLTDAEYSELMREAEYYQLLGLIEGINSLLKKRKEADELDSELTRTDIIRCIQSERVRFRGVKLSGLDLSKLDLSFVDFSFACLKNVFFSRANLQCAKFRDVDAEGSIFHNATLRECEFTGANLRGALLAGANLQSANLQDACLVDCSFCGADLRSAHLQTADLTNANLEGANLEGANLKGAKLNNANLKGANLQRAYLRQVNLQNTHLENTRLDGANLLGAIR from the exons ATGCTTGCTGCTATGTTCAGTGGCCGGCATACAGTGTGCGAGGACCCTGAGAAG GGATATGTCTTTGTTGATAGGGACGGGAAACATTTTAGGCATATTCTGAATTGGTTGAGGGATGGTGTGGTTCCCACACTTACTGATGCTGAATATTCAGAGCTTATGAGGGAGGCAGAATACTATCAGTTACTT GGGTTAATTGAGGGGATTAATTCTCTTCTGAAAAAGAGAAAGGAAGCTGATGAACTAGATAGTGAATTGACACGAACAGATATCATCAGGTGTATACAATCTGAGAGAGTCCGATTTCGAGGGGTTAAGCTTTCTGGCCTTGATCTTTCTAAATTG GACCTTTCATTTGTTGACTTCAGCTTTGCATGTCTTAAAAATGTGTTCTTCTCACGTGCCAAccttcagtgtgcaaaattccgG GATGTTGATGCTGAGGGTTCCATATTTCATAATGCAACATTGCGAGA ATGCGAATTTACTGGTGCAAATCTTCGTGGAGCTTTATTAGCTGGTGCCAATCTTCAGAGTGCAAATCTACAAG ATGCTTGTCTGGTAGATTGCAGCTTCTGTGGGGCAGATCTGCGCTCTGCGCATTTACAG ACTGCTGATCTTACCAATGCCAACCTGGAAGGAGCTAATCTAGAAGGGGCCAATCTAAAG GGTGCAAAGCTGAATAATGCCAATTTGAAAGGTGCAAATCTTCAACGGGCTTATCTACGACAAGTCAATCTTCAGAACACA CATTTGGAAAATACAAGGCTTGATGGTGCCAATTTGCTTGGTGCGATTCGATGA
- the LOC110638426 gene encoding FH protein interacting protein FIP2 isoform X1, with protein sequence MTKELNFSSVVRLNIGGKKFCTTVDTLTQREPDSMLAAMFSGRHTVCEDPEKGYVFVDRDGKHFRHILNWLRDGVVPTLTDAEYSELMREAEYYQLLGLIEGINSLLKKRKEADELDSELTRTDIIRCIQSERVRFRGVKLSGLDLSKLDLSFVDFSFACLKNVFFSRANLQCAKFRDVDAEGSIFHNATLRECEFTGANLRGALLAGANLQSANLQDACLVDCSFCGADLRSAHLQTADLTNANLEGANLEGANLKGAKLNNANLKGANLQRAYLRQVNLQNTHLENTRLDGANLLGAIR encoded by the exons ATGACGAAGGAGCTCAATTTCTCTTCTGTGGTTCGCCTCAACATag GAGGGAAGAAATTTTGCACTACTGTTGATACTTTGACGCAGCGCGAACCTGATTCAATGCTTGCTGCTATGTTCAGTGGCCGGCATACAGTGTGCGAGGACCCTGAGAAG GGATATGTCTTTGTTGATAGGGACGGGAAACATTTTAGGCATATTCTGAATTGGTTGAGGGATGGTGTGGTTCCCACACTTACTGATGCTGAATATTCAGAGCTTATGAGGGAGGCAGAATACTATCAGTTACTT GGGTTAATTGAGGGGATTAATTCTCTTCTGAAAAAGAGAAAGGAAGCTGATGAACTAGATAGTGAATTGACACGAACAGATATCATCAGGTGTATACAATCTGAGAGAGTCCGATTTCGAGGGGTTAAGCTTTCTGGCCTTGATCTTTCTAAATTG GACCTTTCATTTGTTGACTTCAGCTTTGCATGTCTTAAAAATGTGTTCTTCTCACGTGCCAAccttcagtgtgcaaaattccgG GATGTTGATGCTGAGGGTTCCATATTTCATAATGCAACATTGCGAGA ATGCGAATTTACTGGTGCAAATCTTCGTGGAGCTTTATTAGCTGGTGCCAATCTTCAGAGTGCAAATCTACAAG ATGCTTGTCTGGTAGATTGCAGCTTCTGTGGGGCAGATCTGCGCTCTGCGCATTTACAG ACTGCTGATCTTACCAATGCCAACCTGGAAGGAGCTAATCTAGAAGGGGCCAATCTAAAG GGTGCAAAGCTGAATAATGCCAATTTGAAAGGTGCAAATCTTCAACGGGCTTATCTACGACAAGTCAATCTTCAGAACACA CATTTGGAAAATACAAGGCTTGATGGTGCCAATTTGCTTGGTGCGATTCGATGA
- the LOC110638426 gene encoding FH protein interacting protein FIP2 isoform X3 — protein sequence MTKELNFSSVVRLNIGGKKFCTTVDTLTQREPDSMLAAMFSGRHTVCEDPEKGYVFVDRDGKHFRHILNWLRDGVVPTLTDAEYSELMREAEYYQLLGLIEGINSLLKKRKEADELDSELTRTDIIRCIQSERVRFRGVKLSGLDLSKLDVDAEGSIFHNATLRECEFTGANLRGALLAGANLQSANLQDACLVDCSFCGADLRSAHLQTADLTNANLEGANLEGANLKGAKLNNANLKGANLQRAYLRQVNLQNTHLENTRLDGANLLGAIR from the exons ATGACGAAGGAGCTCAATTTCTCTTCTGTGGTTCGCCTCAACATag GAGGGAAGAAATTTTGCACTACTGTTGATACTTTGACGCAGCGCGAACCTGATTCAATGCTTGCTGCTATGTTCAGTGGCCGGCATACAGTGTGCGAGGACCCTGAGAAG GGATATGTCTTTGTTGATAGGGACGGGAAACATTTTAGGCATATTCTGAATTGGTTGAGGGATGGTGTGGTTCCCACACTTACTGATGCTGAATATTCAGAGCTTATGAGGGAGGCAGAATACTATCAGTTACTT GGGTTAATTGAGGGGATTAATTCTCTTCTGAAAAAGAGAAAGGAAGCTGATGAACTAGATAGTGAATTGACACGAACAGATATCATCAGGTGTATACAATCTGAGAGAGTCCGATTTCGAGGGGTTAAGCTTTCTGGCCTTGATCTTTCTAAATTG GATGTTGATGCTGAGGGTTCCATATTTCATAATGCAACATTGCGAGA ATGCGAATTTACTGGTGCAAATCTTCGTGGAGCTTTATTAGCTGGTGCCAATCTTCAGAGTGCAAATCTACAAG ATGCTTGTCTGGTAGATTGCAGCTTCTGTGGGGCAGATCTGCGCTCTGCGCATTTACAG ACTGCTGATCTTACCAATGCCAACCTGGAAGGAGCTAATCTAGAAGGGGCCAATCTAAAG GGTGCAAAGCTGAATAATGCCAATTTGAAAGGTGCAAATCTTCAACGGGCTTATCTACGACAAGTCAATCTTCAGAACACA CATTTGGAAAATACAAGGCTTGATGGTGCCAATTTGCTTGGTGCGATTCGATGA
- the LOC110638422 gene encoding protein SRC1 yields the protein MSGIMHKIEETLHIGGNKKEEHKGESHGEHKGEHHGEHKGEHREGHKPEGEHKEGFMEKIKDKVHGDEHGEGHEKKKKKDKKKHEHGHEHGHSSSDSDSD from the coding sequence ATGTCAGGAATAATGCACAAGATTGAGGAGACCCTCCACATCGGAGGAAACAAGAAGGAAGAACACAAGGGGGAGTCTCATGGAGAGCACAAGGGTGAGCACCATGGAGAACACAAGGGTGAGCACCGTGAAGGCCACAAGCCAGAAGGTGAGCACAAGGAAGGGTTCATGGAGAAGATAAAAGATAAGGTCCATGGAGATGAGCATGGCGAAGGTcatgagaagaagaagaagaaggacaaGAAGAAGCATGAGCATGGCCATGAACACGGTCATAGCAGCAGTGACAGCGACAGTGATTAG
- the LOC110638428 gene encoding co-chaperone protein p23-2: MSRHPEVLWAQRSDKVYLTIALPDAKDISVKCETGGVFSFSAVGVQGESFDFTLQLYGAIIPEGCKTNVGLRNIICSIQKQEKGWWKRLLKSEEKPAPYLKVDWNKWCDEDDEETNSDLASDDDNIAYGEDDEGSDDEGMLYLPDLEKARGN; this comes from the exons ATGAG TCGGCATCCGGAGGTTCTCTGGGCTCAGCGATCCGATAAGGTATACCTGACGATTGCCTTACCAGACGCCAAGGATATTTCAGTGAAATGCGAGACTGGAGGGGTATTCAGTTTCTCTGCAGTTGGGGTTCAAGGCGAATCCTTTGATTTCACTTTGCAACTCTATGGAGCCATTATTCCTGAG GGCTGTAAAACTAATGTTGGGTTAAGGAACATAATATGTTCAATCCAGAAACAAGAGAAGGGTTGGTGGAAAAGACTACTCAAGTCGGAAGAAAAACCTGCACCTTACCTTAAGGTGGATTGGAACAAATGGTGTGATGAGGATGATGAAGAGACTAATT CTGATTTGGCCTCTGATGATGATAATATTGCG TATGGTGAAGATGATGAAGGCAGTGACGATGAAGGAATGCTTT ATCTTCCTGATTTGGAGAAAGCCAGGGGAAATTAA
- the LOC110638426 gene encoding FH protein interacting protein FIP2 isoform X2, translating to MPLLVNRPGGKKFCTTVDTLTQREPDSMLAAMFSGRHTVCEDPEKGYVFVDRDGKHFRHILNWLRDGVVPTLTDAEYSELMREAEYYQLLGLIEGINSLLKKRKEADELDSELTRTDIIRCIQSERVRFRGVKLSGLDLSKLDLSFVDFSFACLKNVFFSRANLQCAKFRDVDAEGSIFHNATLRECEFTGANLRGALLAGANLQSANLQDACLVDCSFCGADLRSAHLQTADLTNANLEGANLEGANLKGAKLNNANLKGANLQRAYLRQVNLQNTHLENTRLDGANLLGAIR from the exons ATGCCTCTTTTGGTTAATCGGCCAG GAGGGAAGAAATTTTGCACTACTGTTGATACTTTGACGCAGCGCGAACCTGATTCAATGCTTGCTGCTATGTTCAGTGGCCGGCATACAGTGTGCGAGGACCCTGAGAAG GGATATGTCTTTGTTGATAGGGACGGGAAACATTTTAGGCATATTCTGAATTGGTTGAGGGATGGTGTGGTTCCCACACTTACTGATGCTGAATATTCAGAGCTTATGAGGGAGGCAGAATACTATCAGTTACTT GGGTTAATTGAGGGGATTAATTCTCTTCTGAAAAAGAGAAAGGAAGCTGATGAACTAGATAGTGAATTGACACGAACAGATATCATCAGGTGTATACAATCTGAGAGAGTCCGATTTCGAGGGGTTAAGCTTTCTGGCCTTGATCTTTCTAAATTG GACCTTTCATTTGTTGACTTCAGCTTTGCATGTCTTAAAAATGTGTTCTTCTCACGTGCCAAccttcagtgtgcaaaattccgG GATGTTGATGCTGAGGGTTCCATATTTCATAATGCAACATTGCGAGA ATGCGAATTTACTGGTGCAAATCTTCGTGGAGCTTTATTAGCTGGTGCCAATCTTCAGAGTGCAAATCTACAAG ATGCTTGTCTGGTAGATTGCAGCTTCTGTGGGGCAGATCTGCGCTCTGCGCATTTACAG ACTGCTGATCTTACCAATGCCAACCTGGAAGGAGCTAATCTAGAAGGGGCCAATCTAAAG GGTGCAAAGCTGAATAATGCCAATTTGAAAGGTGCAAATCTTCAACGGGCTTATCTACGACAAGTCAATCTTCAGAACACA CATTTGGAAAATACAAGGCTTGATGGTGCCAATTTGCTTGGTGCGATTCGATGA